In the Gemmatimonadota bacterium genome, TCACTGAGTTTCATGCCTCCTCCTTTCTACTAATACAATCTGCGCGAACAGGCGTGTCAATTCATTTTGGTTTTGACGAAAATAGTAGTGCAATTGTTCCTCAGATAGAAGTTTCAAACAATGGTTTCTACGAATGTAATGCTATCGGGGTCGAGGCGGCGGTAATCTACGATCTCATAGCGATTGCCATCGGCGTCTCGCAAGATCACGCGCACGTCGTCAATTACGCGCACGTCGCGTTTGCTGCTGGGGATTTCAAATACGCGATGCCCGCGATCTGTTTCCACATCCCATGTGGGGACGTGAAAATTGGAAACAATGCTATTTATTTTTAGAATGCGCGGCATAAAATATGCCTGTTCGAGTGCTATTTCCAATGCATCTCGGCTGTCTGGGTCGAGATCGACCATGTCGCGCACTATGCCTATTTCGCTGCCATCTGGATTTTGTAGCACAATAAATTTTGTGGACGCGTTGAGGGGGAAAGCGCGCTGTACACCAATCCGCTCGTGGATTTCACCGCGCAGGTCGAGTGTGAGATCGTCAAAATCGTCGAGATACAGGCGAATGTCGCGGGGCGAGAGAAGGGAGAGGTCGCCGGTCAGGTTTGGGAGTGAAGACATTTATATACCTTTATTCGTTACCACGCGCGGAGTTTGGACAGTTCGGTTTGCATGCGGCAAAGACGCGCGTAAATACCATCGTAGGCGATGAGTTCGGCGTGTGATCCCATCTCGGCGAGTTCGCCTTTGTCGATG is a window encoding:
- a CDS encoding DUF1854 domain-containing protein, with amino-acid sequence MSSLPNLTGDLSLLSPRDIRLYLDDFDDLTLDLRGEIHERIGVQRAFPLNASTKFIVLQNPDGSEIGIVRDMVDLDPDSRDALEIALEQAYFMPRILKINSIVSNFHVPTWDVETDRGHRVFEIPSSKRDVRVIDDVRVILRDADGNRYEIVDYRRLDPDSITFVETIV